From the genome of Ornithobacterium rhinotracheale, one region includes:
- a CDS encoding anthranilate synthase component I family protein, producing MKFLTKKYEYLADLNTPVGIYLRLRDVFRETILLESADYSSGNNSKSIIAINPIAGIELRADRKIEVKFPDSEIEMFDLDKPISSVLNDFKNSLKPENLSKDFDYAQGLYGYMAYDAVQYFENLEFRHTPSIPLFRYRFYQYVIVLDHHKQELCLYENKVEGVSSRLREIQSLIQNRDVPIFPFRKVGNETSNQTDENYLDLVNKGIQHCLRGDVFQIVLSRRFSQSYEGDEFQVYRALRSINPSPYLYYFDYTDYKIFGSSPESQIMLQDGEAKIHPIAGTFKRTGDDAKDAELSKNLLSDEKENAEHTMLVDLARNDLSKFCKNVRVTKYKEIQWFSHVIHMVSEVKGDFTKSENPFDLIAATFPQGTLSGSPKHRALEIIDQLEPTSREYYGGCIGFVGLNGSLNKAITIRSFLAKENKLHYQAGAGVVEKSIPENERKEVLNKLGALTKAIDKAEKL from the coding sequence ATGAAATTTTTAACTAAAAAGTATGAATACCTTGCGGATTTAAATACGCCTGTGGGGATTTATTTGAGATTGAGAGATGTTTTTAGAGAAACTATTTTGCTTGAGAGTGCGGATTATAGCAGTGGCAATAATAGTAAATCAATTATAGCAATTAACCCGATTGCAGGGATTGAGCTTAGGGCAGATAGAAAGATAGAGGTTAAATTCCCTGATTCTGAAATCGAGATGTTTGATTTAGATAAGCCTATTTCTTCGGTTTTAAATGATTTTAAAAATAGTTTGAAGCCTGAGAATTTGTCCAAGGATTTTGACTATGCACAGGGCCTGTATGGCTATATGGCGTATGATGCTGTGCAGTATTTTGAGAATTTAGAGTTTAGGCATACCCCGTCGATTCCATTGTTTCGTTATCGTTTTTATCAGTATGTAATTGTTTTGGATCATCATAAACAAGAACTTTGTTTATACGAAAATAAAGTGGAGGGAGTTTCTTCTCGTTTGCGTGAAATCCAATCTTTGATTCAGAATCGTGATGTTCCGATTTTTCCGTTTAGAAAAGTAGGAAATGAAACTTCTAATCAAACGGATGAAAATTATTTAGATTTAGTAAATAAAGGCATTCAACATTGTTTAAGAGGGGATGTTTTTCAAATTGTATTGAGCCGAAGATTTTCTCAGTCATACGAGGGAGATGAGTTTCAAGTGTATCGTGCTTTGCGTAGCATTAATCCATCGCCGTACTTATATTATTTTGATTATACTGATTATAAAATTTTTGGTTCAAGTCCAGAAAGTCAAATTATGCTTCAAGATGGTGAGGCAAAAATTCATCCTATTGCAGGCACATTTAAACGCACGGGAGACGATGCCAAAGATGCCGAGTTATCCAAAAATTTATTAAGCGATGAAAAGGAAAATGCAGAGCACACGATGCTTGTAGACTTAGCCAGAAACGATTTAAGCAAGTTTTGCAAAAATGTGCGTGTGACGAAGTATAAAGAAATTCAGTGGTTTTCGCATGTGATACATATGGTGAGTGAAGTGAAGGGAGATTTTACAAAATCTGAAAATCCGTTTGATTTAATTGCTGCAACCTTTCCGCAGGGGACCCTAAGCGGATCGCCTAAGCACAGAGCACTTGAAATTATAGACCAATTAGAACCCACTTCTAGAGAATATTATGGTGGGTGTATCGGTTTTGTAGGGCTAAATGGAAGCCTCAATAAGGCCATCACCATTCGTTCCTTTTTAGCCAAAGAAAATAAATTGCATTACCAAGCAGGGGCGGGAGTTGTAGAAAAATCAATTCCTGAAAATGAACGAAAAGAAGTGCTAAATAAATTGGGGGCTTTGACCAAAGCGATAGACAAAGCTGAAAAACTTTAA